Below is a window of Solanum stenotomum isolate F172 chromosome 7, ASM1918654v1, whole genome shotgun sequence DNA.
CTCCACACCACATTCTTTCGAGAAAtgagttctttgagattgagtacattaagttattttaatatgttttcctttaatgttaacGTGTCAGAACGTACACCCGATCCAGTTATATTGTGTCGGctcgtggcacccgatccaaatATATTGTGTCTGCTCGTGGTACCCGATACAATAATATAGTTAATTCATCATTCTTTATCATCACTTTACACTTCAgtaacaatatttcatcaagccttctttattcaagacATCATTTTGATAGAGCAAGTTCAAGATTATGGATTTCGTGGTCTTAGGATTACAAACCAATCACAACAACATAAACATCATTCAAACCACAACCATTAAGTACATAGAAAATTTCACAACATTGATCAATGactatcaatcactattaagagtaTCTCTATtacataaaacaaattataaccTACCTCAACTGAAGAAccgaagtcaagcaagctaATTCATTAATGTTTTTCATTTCTTCAATGCCTCCAAACATTTCAATCTATCAAGTATGCATAATCTGTAAGTACACACGCTCAATTCTATAATAAAGTTCCTAATCTTGATGCCAATCAATTTGCCAAATCTCACATGTTCCTAAATTTTCAAGTCAAGGGTTaagtctcaattcctccaatatcataaatttaatgatatttataaaatacaacACACCTaaaatttaattacatatctcaatataataaaactgggaaaagggtcaaatgcCCCCTCAACCTTTAGCCatatttccaactacacacttgACCTTttcgggggtcctattacccccctgaacctttttatttttatattatttcaccctcaaacgcTGATGTGTCCACCTAAACCAgatttataaaaaatgtttgTATACACGCGCTGTCCACGTATATATTAGTGGACCCCATGACTTTACACGACTCACATATTGACATATGTCATAaaactttacctttacctttgAACCAAATTAACCCTCATTCTTCTACCTTTACCTTTGAACCAAATTAACCctcattcttcttccttagatTAATTCTCGATCTTCTTCCTAAATCTCTagttcttcttccttttctctacGATCTTCCATTATTGACGTTGCTCGGAAGCTTAGTTACTATTTCTTCTGAGAAAAGGTTAGATCTTTACTAGCTAAATACTATTTTGATTTAGTGTTTGATTAGGGTTTTATTTTTACTGCGTATTCAAATGCTATTTTGACTGGTGTGTTGTAGTGTGGAGGTTTTTAGGGCCTTTTAATGTTTATTAGGGTTAGTTCTAATTGAACGCTATTCTTTACCAACTGAATGTTATGTTgatatttgattttagttttgatGGTAGTGTTGATTTTTAGGGCATTTGTTGCACAGGCATTCAAATGCTATTTTGATATGTGTGTCGTTGTATGTAGTTTATTAGGGTTTTAATAGTTATTTACTTGTTTTCGTGAATTTATATAGTCTTGTAGTTTACTGGTAAAGTACAACCTCAAAAAGTAGAGTTTCTCATTCCTTACTAGTGTTACCTCTGTTCAGGTAGGAGATGAGTGGATTTACTTTGGTTACTTTAAGATGGTATCATGGtggagtattagatttgagTAGTGGACAAGTAGTTTACAGTGGTGGGCAAGTTacagagtttttggatgttgaTGTGGATAGCCTGTCCTATTTTGAATTAAGAGGCTACATTAAAGAATTAGGATACACAACAACTTGCACATTTAGTATTAAACCTCCTAACAGTGGTATTTTGGAAGATATTCATAATGATATGGATATTTTAGACTTAAGTTGTTCTTTGGAAGATGGAGATATTGTGGAGGTATATGTAAAGCACTTGATTAATGATGCAGTTGTGGACCCCACccttattttattagaaaatgttCCTCATGGGTATATGGAGGAATCTGGTTCAACTTTTAATAAAGTAAATGAACAAAGTGGGGTAGGTGAAGACCCTTTTACTACCTTTGATACTAGATCTGCTTCTACCCCAACTCCTCCCACCACAACTTCTTCTCCTAGATCTCCTTTCACTACCACAACTCATTCCACTACAACTGCTGCTCCTAAATCTCCTTCCACTAAAACTCCACCCACTACAACTGCTGCTCCTAGATCTCCTTCCACTACAACTCCTGTCACTGCTGCAAATCCTAGTATTGAAGATGCTGATGATCTAGTTTCAGGCCCTGTTGAATCTGATTTCTTAGAAAAAGAGGGTTCTGATTACTCAACTGAAGATAGTGTTGAGTCTGAATGTGGATTGGTGGGAGATGATGATGAGGACTATGGTAGTGATGTACATGAAGAGGTTAGGGAGTTGAGGGCTGAAAAAAGATcttttcaaagaagaaaaagaaaagagagagtacCAGTTGATACTGAAGAGGTACCAGTAGGTGAAGCTGGAGCAGATTTAGGTTTTGATGAAACTCAAACAGGTAAAATAAGTGTTGAAGGAAGATTAGGAGGTGATGAGCCTTATTTTGCAAGTTCTGATGATGGAAGTTTTGAAATAGATGGAGATGAATTTAGTGATGAATGTGTTGAATCTGAAAGAGTACATTTACCAAGAACTGTAAAAAGAAGGAGGAGACCAAGTAATCAGAAAATTATACATGATCCTACTGCCAAGAAAGTTGTATGGCAGTTGGGTATGGTCTTTGCAGATGTGAATGAATTTAGAAGAGCAGTTAGTAAATATGTTGTCCAGAAAAGAGTTCAAATAGAGAAGTGTGTGAATGAGCCAAAAAGAGTTAGATGTAGGTGCAAGGAAGGTTGCCCATGGCTTTTGTTTGCATGTCTTGACAAAACAACAAATGATTTCATGATAAAGACTTACAATCCAAAGCATAGTTGTAACAGCACAACTAGAAATTATTTGTGTAATGCAAAGTTCATATCTACACACTTTAGAAAAAGGATTAATGAGCAGCCAAATATAAGAGTTTTCAAGTTGCAAGAGTTGAtaaggaaaaaatttaaaattcatgttGGCAAGACTACTGTTAGGAGGGCAAGAGCTAAAGTGTTGAAAGATATCATGGGTGATCATATTGTGGAATTTGGCAAAATTCTTGACTATAaagatgaattgttgaggaCCAATCCAGGGAGCACTTGTGTTGTTAAACTTGGTGAACCTGATGCTCTTGGTAGGCCAATATTTCAGAGCTTTTACATATGCTTTGATCCATTGAAAAAGGCATTCCAAAATTGTAGAAAGTGCATAGGTTTAGATGGTTGTTTTCTTAAAGGAGTTTGTAGAGGACAATTGTTAGTTGCTGTGGCCAAAAATGGTAATAACCAGATGCTGCCACTTGCTTGGGCAGTAGTTGAGTATGAAAAGAAAGAGACATGGACATGGTTTATCAAACTGTTGAAGGAAGATCTAGGACTAGGAGATGGTGAAGATCTCACCCTGATTACAGATATGCAAAAGGTATGtgtactattttattttgtatatatctttatcaattttcttatatttgttATTATAACATATCTAGAACTATTACAGGGATTAATAGGagcaattttaaatattttacctCTTGCTGAACATAGAATGTGTGCTAGACACATCTTAGCTAACTGGGCTAAGGACTGGAGAGGTCTCCAAAGAAGACAACAGTTTTGGTCTATTGCAAAAAGTACCTTTGATTCTCAATTGAGGAAAAATGTTGCAAAGATGAAGTTACTTGGTCCAGAAAAAATGATGGATGATCTTATGTACTACAACATAGAGTACTGGTGTAAGGTTTACTCTAATAGTCAAGTAAAATGTGATTCTGTAGACAACAATATGTCTGAATGCTTTAATTCATGGATCTTGGCAGCTAGGCACAAGACAATTATTACTATGCTTGATGAGATAAGAGTAAATATGATGACAAGAATAGCCAACTTAAGAGAGTTCACAAATACTTGGATGTGTGATTTCTCTCCAATGTCTTTGAAGGTACTACAGGAGAATATTAATAGGTCAATGAATtgtaatattgaatttaatggAGTTGATGGATTTGAAGTGAAAGAAGGGCCATTTCAACACAGTGTGGATCTTGGTAGGTGGACTTGTAGTTGTAGGGTATGGCAGTTAAAAGGCATACCATGTGCACATGTTGTGGCCGCCATTTACTTTAAGAAATGTGAACCTCTTGACTACATTGACAACTGCTATAGTAAGGCAACTTACTTGAGGACTTATGCCAATGTCCTTCAACCTGTCACAAACATGGAGATGTGGCCTGTATCTACTAACCCCACAGTTGCACCACCAGAAATAAAAAGCATGCCTGGCAGGCCAGGTAAACTTAGAAAGAAGGAAGCTGGTGAGAGTAAAAAATCTGGAAAGCTACCTAGAACTGGACTTGCCATGACATGTAGTAACTGTAATGTTAGAGGCCACAACAAGAGAGGATGTCCACAAAGGGTTGAGTCATCAACAAGGGAAGAACCATCAAATATAGACAAGGGAAATGGCAAAACTTCAGGTTTAGGCAGACCAAAGGTAACATCTTTACCTTTAATTTGGTATGTGATAGAGATCTCATATGTAATaactacaattatttttaactatatttatagAAAGCACAAACAGAAGGTGAGCATTCTGCAAAGAGGTCAAGAGGAAGACCACCTGCAGCACCTAGTGCATCTCCAGGACCTGCAAAGAGGTCAAGAGGAAGACCACCTGCAGCACCTAGTGCATCTCCAGGACCTGCAAAGAGGTCAAGAGGAAGACCACTGGCAGTACCTAATGCATCTGCAACACTTACAAAAGGTGCAAGAGGAAGACCACCTAATGCATCTGCAACACCTGCAAAGAGTGCAAGAGGAAGACCACCTGCAGCAGCTAGTGCACCTCCTACATGTCCATCACCTGCTAATTACCATGTTGGATCTTCTACACCTGTTGATTACCAGTTAACTAATAGTAACAAAGGAAGAGGAAGGGGTAGGGGAAGCACAACCTCATACAAAAGGCAAACAGTCATTGGAATGGGTGTGTTTCAAGATGAAAATGGATTCAAAGCTCTCAATGTAAGTGTTTTCTATTGATTcaattatactattttttttttatgtttaactACAAACTCAACTCACTCACtaattatttcataatttgAATACAGCCTGGGATGTCAAGTTGTAAGATCTTCTCTACTGGTACAACAAAGGTGACAAAATCTGCTGATGTTACTGGTGATATTGGTTACAAACCAAGTACTGCACCCAAGTTGAAATGGAATGGAAAAGCAGCAATCTCAACAAGCAAACTTCAAGAAATGAGAGaggaacaaagaaaaaaatcaaaaggaaGTAGTTCATGAAAATATTTCCCATTTTGAATGATGATGTATTAGTATTGAACATcaaattatgtttttgtttttggtttttggtttttgattGTACTTTGACCTTATGTGAGGCCTGTTTTACAATCGATTATGTCAATTAAAGGCCTTCTATTTTACAAATGGTGTTATGTTTATTCAATTTCTCCCGTATTTGTTGTAATATAGACACTACTATATCAACTACTTTATCCGAAAAGATTCatatattgatatacaaaattTCTCATATTACATATGATAACCAAAAGAGAGTTTCAACTCCTTTCACTACTCACTACTCACATACGTTATGGCAATTCAATTAGTTCAATACTTGAATGAACCCTACTTTGAAATAGGTTGTTGATGAACAAGGCAACAACACAAATCAAAATACACAAAATGACCTTCCAATCAAACGTACACCATTTCAACTTTCTTCGTTTGAACCTCTTCTCTACTGTCAAATTATCAATCAGAACTTGTTGCTCATTGATTTGAATCTGTCTCCTCCAAACTTCATCTTCCAACTCTTTGATTTTGTTCACCAATTTTGGGAGGATAAATTGGGATCTTGGATCGATTTCTTCTCTGTCTCTCCATCGGAAAAAATGACAATTGTTCtcctgaaaaaataaaaaaatatatattcatgttatTAACATTCACATCAATTAAACCCAATAAAATCAAACAACTGAAGAAAATTCACATACACCATAGTAGGGGCAAGACCAAAATCGTCTTCCGGGATTCGACTTCGACCAAGAAGTCTGCATATGCAACAAACTTCCATGTTTGCATCGTACTATGGTTTTGAGCATTGGGTCTGATTCTTCCATGCATAGCTTATTCAATTTTGCATTTGACATTCCTAACCCTAATAAcacaaagtgaaaaaaaaatcaagctgTCGAATTGGGAAATCCGAGAAAATTGCAAACCCTACATTCAATCTTAGTTGGAGAAgatacaacaactaaattcaaGCTTTGAAAATGGTGgatgaaaaacaaagaagagaGAGAGCTTTTGTTCAAGAACAAAAGAGATGGAGATAAATGAAttgagaaaagaataaaaaataaatgtatggGTTATATAAAGACTAAAGTTACCGTTGGGAGGATTATTTGGACTCCACGTGGACATTTTATTACATTGTTATGCGCCTCACGAAGGTGAGTTCATGTATGTGGACACATCAgcgtttgagggtgaaataatataaaaataaaaaggttcaggggggtaataggacccccgaaaaggttaagtgtgtagttggaaatatGGCTAAAGGTTGAGGGGgcatttgacccttttccctaataAAACTTGAATTATGATCGATTAATAATAAGAGAATAAGCCAATTACAAACTATTAACGAAAAACCAAAATCTCAAAACCTCAAAATCATATGCACTATACCCTTGTATATCAATCTAATACCTACGCATTACCCACATGTAGTAATCATTAGTAAATATTGAGAAACTAAACCTTATCAATAATTAACCAATAGAAACCACCCTTGCCTCCACCAATTTATACGAAAATTTAATACTTTCCAGTATATACCAACATATAGTAATAATAGGCTATCCTTTATCTTAGCAAATAACATTCCAAATCTAAATCCAGCATTAAACTTCAAATGTAGCTTTACCTGAAGATTTGTGGTTGTTTCTGTTATTCGTACATGTATGTCTTCTCTTCTCGCCTAATTTATTTCCTCTCaaataattatcaattaaatttgctgaatttcactaattttatttcaatatatgGGCCAAGTGACATagagtattaaataaatttcagaCTTGATCCAATTATAAtcaactaaaaattaattatgtaataAATACTCATcaactaaaaaataatagttagtAAATAGTTCAAAATCGCCATTTAAAATTTACGGAAAGAGTCGAAATAATTTTAGTACGTAAAATGACCTAATGGGTCATTACATCAGATATCAATTTACCTACAGTTCGTCCTCGAACGGTCAAAAGAAAGCGAGGGTAAGAAAGGTACCTGAATCGACAAAAAAGTGTGGATATCTTTGTGCATATCAGCCTCAATCTCCCAAGCGGACTCCTCAACCGGACAATTCTTCCACTGGATTTTCACAGATGCAATCTCCTTTGACCTTAACTTGTGAACCTCCCTAGCTAGAATAGCTACTTGCTCTTCCTCATGAGCTATGTTATAATCAAGAAGGATCGAATCCCAGTGAATAATGTAGTTCTCATTACCCTGATATTTCTTCAGCATATACACATGAGACATCGGGTGTACCCCGGATAAACTTTAAGGCAAAgacaatttatgtgtcacctcTCCCACACGCTTAAGTACTTCAAACGACCCAATATACCTCGAAATGAACTTACCTCGCTTACCAAACCTAatcacccccttcatgggtTAAACCTTCAGCAACACTTGCTCTCCCTTCATAAATTTCAACTTCATGACCTTCCGGTCTGCATACTCCTTCTGCCTGCTTTGAGCTGCTAAAAACTTCTCCTGAATAAATTTCACCTTCTCTAATGATTCCCTTAAAGATCAGTGTCCAAGGTCTCACCTCAAATGAATCAAATCAATCAATGGGAGATCTATATCTCCTTTCATGCAATGCCTCAAATAGAGCCATATCAATACTTGTgtgatagctattgttgtatGAAAACCCCGCCAAGGATAAGAACTGATTTCAATTAACACCAAAATCTATCACGCACATATGAAACATATCTTTCAGAACTTAAATTGTCCGCTTAGACTGATCATTTGTCTAAGGGTAAAATGTGGTACTAAGATTCAACTTAGTACCTAACTCAGCCTGCAAGGTTCTCCAAAGGTTAGAAGTAA
It encodes the following:
- the LOC125869983 gene encoding uncharacterized protein LOC125869983, which gives rise to MEMWPVSTNPTVAPPEIKSMPGRPGKLRKKEAGESKKSGKLPRTGLAMTCSNCNVRGHNKRGCPQRVESSTREEPSNIDKGNGKTSGLGRPKKAQTEGEHSAKRSRGRPPAAPSASPGPAKRSRGRPPAAPSASPGPAKRSRGRPLAVPNASATLTKGARGRPPNASATPAKSARGRPPAAASAPPTCPSPANYHVGSSTPEEEGVGEAQPHTKGKQSLEWPGMSSCKIFSTGTTKVTKSADVTGDIGYKPSTAPKLKWNGKAAISTSKLQEMREEQRKKSKGSSS
- the LOC125871683 gene encoding uncharacterized protein LOC125871683, whose translation is MSNAKLNKLCMEESDPMLKTIVRCKHGSLLHMQTSWSKSNPGRRFWSCPYYGENNCHFFRWRDREEIDPRSQFILPKLVNKIKELEDEVWRRQIQINEQQVLIDNLTVEKRFKRRKLKWCTFDWKVILCILICVVALFINNLFQSRVHSSIELIELP